The Xanthomonas indica sequence TGCAGCTTGCTGACGGCATCGTTCGGACGGAAATCGCCGGCGACCAGCCCCAGCACCGCCGCCTGGTTCTGCTGCAGGTCGCGCAGCGCCCCGCCCTTGCCCACCGCCGCCTCGGCGAACGGATAGGCCGGGTCGTTGCGGCCGAGCCCGCTGAAGCTGGGCCTGGCCGGCAGTGCCTGGCGCACGCCGGCGCCCATCACCAGATAGCGCGCCAGTTCCGCGCGCTTGAGCGGATTCTGCGGGCGGAACAGCCCATCGGCGTAGCCGTCGATCAGGCGGTTGGCGACCGCGTACTCCACCGCGCCGCGATCGCGATCGCCGCTGGCGACGTCGTTGAGGCCGGTGTAGCCGCCGCTGAGCAGGAAATCCAGGGTGCCGCGCACCGTGCCCGGAGCCGCCAGGCCATTGCTGCCCTTCGGCGCAACCGGGACACCACTGATCGAGCCGATGCCGCGCACGCTGATGGTCCAGGTGCCCGGCTTGCCCGGCGCGCCGACGCTGACCGTGCTGCCCAGCAACGGCAGCGCCACCGGCGAGCCATGGCTGACGCCGTCCGGATCGGTCAGCACCAATGCCTGGGTGTTGGCGTCGATGGTGGCCTTGGCGCTGACCCAGGCGACGTCCTTGCCGACGGTGAACGCCTGGGTCTGCGGCGTGCCCACCGGCGAGAACGCCACCTCGAACGGCTGGCTGCCGCCGGGCAGCACCAGCGCATTGCTGTAGAACGGATGCAGGGAATTGACCGTCTTGCCGAAGCCGCTGCGCTGCTTGCTTGCTTCCAGCAGCGCGGCATAGGCATTCACGTAACCGGCGCCCGCCTCCCAGTAGGTGCGCCCGGGGATGTTGGTGGCGGTGCGTTCGAGCAGATCCTTGACCTGGTCCGGGGTCAGGTCCGGGTTGGCCTCCAGCAGCAGCGCGACGATGCCGGCCACGTGCGGGGTGGCCATCGAGGTGCCGCTCATGGTGGTGTAGAACGGCAATTGTGCCGGCGCGATCAGCTTGCTGTCCTTGTCCGCGGCCAGTGGCGGCAGCGCGCCGGTGGAATCGCGGGTGGAGACGATGTCCACGCCAGGCGCGGTGATCGTCGGCTCGTTCAGATAGGTCCAGGTCTTGCCGTCGCCCATGGTGAAGCTGCCGCTCTCGCCGCGTTTGCCGCGCGAGGAGAAGTCGGCCAGCGTGCCGTCCTTCTCGCCAGCGGCCACCGAAATCACCCACGGCGCCTGCGCGTACGGATTGTGCGTGTCCTCGTTGGGGCCGTCGTTGCCGGCGGCGAACACGCTGACGATGCCACGCTTGTACAGCTCGTAGGTGGCGACGTTGACCGGGTTCTGCGGATCGAACTTGCCCGACGAACCCCAGGAATTGCTGGTGACGCGGATCGGATCCTTGAAGCTGAACTGGTGCGTGGCGGCATAGTCCAGGCCGCCGACCGCATCCAGGATCAGCAGCACCGCGCCGGAACCGTAGCCGACCAGGCTGGCGCCGGTCGCCACGCCGCGGTAGGCGCCGTTGGACTGCGCACCGGTGCCACCGACCGTACCGGCGCAATGCGTGCCATGGCCGGAGCCGAGGTCGGTGTTGGGCACGCCCTCCGCATAGGTGATCGGCAGCATCGCATCGACGTTGGCCAGGTTGGTGGTGCCCAGCACGTTCTGCACGACGCGGGTGCCGTAGGCGAGATCGCGATGGGTCGCGTCGATGCCG is a genomic window containing:
- a CDS encoding S8 family serine peptidase → MSIRRPVLAIGICAVLAGGTFAVGDALAAAHLDQLLEAKLAAAPAADELQIVITYDQSGPVSASQLTALHALGITRGITMRTLPIAGALATPAEIRALAQRDDVASIYYNAPLRYFNKEARELTGVDRAQGNPGDFGRALPYSGRGVGVMINDSGIDATHRDLAYGTRVVQNVLGTTNLANVDAMLPITYAEGVPNTDLGSGHGTHCAGTVGGTGAQSNGAYRGVATGASLVGYGSGAVLLILDAVGGLDYAATHQFSFKDPIRVTSNSWGSSGKFDPQNPVNVATYELYKRGIVSVFAAGNDGPNEDTHNPYAQAPWVISVAAGEKDGTLADFSSRGKRGESGSFTMGDGKTWTYLNEPTITAPGVDIVSTRDSTGALPPLAADKDSKLIAPAQLPFYTTMSGTSMATPHVAGIVALLLEANPDLTPDQVKDLLERTATNIPGRTYWEAGAGYVNAYAALLEASKQRSGFGKTVNSLHPFYSNALVLPGGSQPFEVAFSPVGTPQTQAFTVGKDVAWVSAKATIDANTQALVLTDPDGVSHGSPVALPLLGSTVSVGAPGKPGTWTISVRGIGSISGVPVAPKGSNGLAAPGTVRGTLDFLLSGGYTGLNDVASGDRDRGAVEYAVANRLIDGYADGLFRPQNPLKRAELARYLVMGAGVRQALPARPSFSGLGRNDPAYPFAEAAVGKGGALRDLQQNQAAVLGLVAGDFRPNDAVSKLQLAYSLVQALGLQTQALAFDGTLSVSYNNQRLPIEDVAAIPSNLRGYVQLALDAGILNARFAVTQGPQDLQPTLHAYFDPGSTVSRSGYAVIAGRFLGVNRQAKD